GGTCCACCTTGCCCCTGCTGAGCTTCTTCACCATCTCCAGGTCCTCCAGGttcctgccgccgcccgcgtACGTGACGGGCAGGCTGCACCACTCGGCCAGCCGCTCCACGAGCCTCTCATCGATGCCCTTCTGCAGACCCTCGTTGTCCGCCGCGTGGATGAGGAACTCTGAGCAGTACGGCTCCAGCACACTGATGGATTCTGCCCGTAGCAAAAGCTTTTCGTCAGCCGGCCCATTGTTTTGACACGCTCATTGACAGGCGCAAAAGTGAAACTTTGAAATgacaaaaaaagaaaacaaagcCGTCCGCGTAGCAGTAGCATCACCAAGAACGCACCTTGGTTGACCTCCATGTCCGTGATGGTCTGCCACTTGTTCATGGCCACGAACCACCTGTCAttcccgcgccgccggcagctGAGGTCGATGACGAGCTTGTCCCTGTCGCCGCCCAGCGCCCGGAGCACCGCGTCCAGTCTCTCCTGGCTGAACCGCCCGTCCGGGAAAAGGTACGACGTGATGATGACCTTCTCGGCGCCCGCGTCGATCCACTCCTTCGCGTTCGCGTCGTTGATGCCTCCCCCGACCTGCAGCCCGCCCGGCCACGCCTTGAGCGActcccgcgccgcctcggTGTTGCCGGGCCCCAGCATGATCACATGGGCCCCCGTGAGCCCGTTGTCCCTGTACAGCCGCGCAAAGTGCGCCGGCGGGTGCTGGGACACAAAGTTGGTCTTGAGCTCTGCCGTCGTGCTATCGAGCGTGCCGCCGACTATCTGCTTCACCTGCCCGGCGTGCAGGTCTATACAGGGGCGGAATCGCGTCATGTTTGGGCGTGTGTCGGTTTGTTCTCTGTTGGTTGATGAAGAAATTCCCCTCGAGCTGAGATCCACGGGATGCGTCACTGCTCAACCCCTCCTGCTGCTCAATTTTGTGTGGATTGTGGGGTTGCTTAGTTGCGATTTTCGGTACCGGCTTAACTTTGGTGTGCCGCCATGCCTGCCCAGTACGCTCCCGTGGATGTTTCCGCAACTTAGATTCAGTCCTATGAAATAGTCGATGGCATTTACAAGGTCTTCCTCCAGCTTTGCAAGACAACAGTCTAGGCGTATGCAATGTGTTTGCGCATTTGTGCGGGGTGTATCTGCCGGTCCAAGTTTGGGGTTGATGTTATGTGTTGACTTCGACCAAGTCCAAGCTCATTGCTGGCATAACCCAACCAAAACCGAACCCAAGAGACCTaggccttcttcctcttcttctttttcttcaatTGAACTGGAATGCTCCTTCTTTCAAACCGTGGAGGGAGGTAATGGAAGATTACCCTTAGCCTCCACTGACCTGTCGAGCTATCAAGATGTCGCCCGTCAAAGAAACACCACCAGATACCATTCAATCAATCGAGGAACGATTCTAGGATTTAAGAAAGGGCACTCGCTTCCAAAACTCGGGATGCATGTTATAGTAATTAGGATTCCATGTCTATTTGATCCAGTGTAAGTTGTAGGGTTGTGATATTGGTAGCGGCTGGACTTTCGCCTGATTGACTTCTAGATTCGCGTCCGAGCAATGCCTCGAAAGCGAACAAATCATCCATGCGGTTCTAGATAGTTTATAGGGCAGCAGTTTGATCAGCGTGTGCAGCATTTATGTCCCTACTTTACTACTATAGTCCGAGGGGATACTTGGGCTGAGAAATATAACATGTACAACGATGAAAGTCCAAGACTAGTTCGTGGTTATGCTCATTATGATACTAATAATCAAATTTACACAAAAATTTTCAACTATCCGGCTGTGTGTTCTAGTGGATTATGATTTCTCGTTCACAAGTATGTGCACTTGATCCCGAGAAGGTCGCAGGTTCGAGCCCTGCCACGGTCATAGCGTTAAACTTTTTGTTCACCTGTCATGATGGCCTACCAAATGGGCACATCAATTGTTGTAgcgtctctctctgtctgttCCAGTCAGTTTTCGTACTCTGTAAGGAGTACCTCACACTATCAGGCCGAGTGATCATCACGCCACTTGCACCCTGCCCTTGACGGGCAGCGGTGGTATGACCATAGAATGAAATGTGTTGCTGTAGGTCTTGAATGATTTTCCTTATTGCAAATTAATTAGCAATGCGCACCCGTTCCAGTTCCTTTCTTGATACGTTGTTTCGGCTTTCGAAAGCCGCCCAACATAACACGGCACGAAGGCTTCGTTACGTTTTTAACCAATGAAAACAGCCACATTCAAGACCTTCAACTCGAGCGCAAGACAGCTTTGTGTTAAGGACAGACGACGCTTTGAAACCAGA
The genomic region above belongs to Colletotrichum higginsianum IMI 349063 chromosome 2, whole genome shotgun sequence and contains:
- a CDS encoding Phosphoribosylformimino-5-aminoimidazole carboxamide ribotide isomerase; the protein is MTRFRPCIDLHAGQVKQIVGGTLDSTTAELKTNFVSQHPPAHFARLYRDNGLTGAHVIMLGPGNTEAARESLKAWPGGLQVGGGINDANAKEWIDAGAEKVIITSYLFPDGRFSQERLDAVLRALGGDRDKLVIDLSCRRRGNDRWFVAMNKWQTITDMEVNQESISVLEPYCSEFLIHAADNEGLQKGIDERLVERLAEWCSLPVTYAGGGRNLEDLEMVKKLSRGKVDLTIGSALDCFGGNGVKLEECVEWNRAQQ